The genomic segment AGGTCTCCTCGACAGCTACGCAGTAGTTCCTTCTCGCCTCGAACTGGAAATTACGGAAAACCTGCTGATCGACAATGTCGAGACGACGGTGGCCCATATGGGCGCACTGCGCAGGACGGGAATACGCTTCTCGCTTGATGACTTCGGCACCGGATACGCTTCCCTGACCTACCTCAAGCGTCTGCCCCTCGACCAGTTGAAAATCGACATGTCGTTCGTCCGTGAGTTGGAACACAGTGACGATGATGCCGCCATCGTGCGCACCATCATTGCCCTGGGGCACAGCATGGGGCTCAGAGTCATCGCCGAAGGCGTGGAGAACGACTCGCAACGCCAACGCCTTATCACACTCGGTTGCGAGTTCTTCCAGGGCTATCTGTTCGGTCGTCCGGCACCAGCGGCTGACTGGCAGACGACGCTCAAGGCACATGCCACGCTGCCCGTTGAGTGAGCCTCTCAAGGCGCCATACGATTGCCAAGTAGGCGCGGCAATGACAGGCTAGAGGCAGGATGCTCAACCAAACGGACTGCCATGCTGTCACTGTCCCAGCTACACGGTGACGTGCTGCGCTCACTGCGTGAGCATTTTCGCCCACTGCTTGCCTATCACCTGTTCTTTACCGTTCTCGCCTCAGCGGTGCTGCTGCCGACGGTGGCCTGGACCCTGACGTCGCTGCTCGGCCAGTTCGGCCGGCCGGTGATCAGCAATGCCGAGCTGCTCGACATCCTGATCTCCCCCGGCGGCGTGCTGTGGCTGCTGGCGGCGATCGGCTTGACCTTCCTGGTGCTCTACCTGCAGCAGGCGGGCATGATCCTGGTCGCGGTACGCCCCCGCGACAATCACTACCGGCTGGCCTGGGAAGCCTTCTGGGGCAGCTTGCGCCGGCTGCCCTCCCTGGCCGGGCTGGTGGTGGTGCAGGTCGGTGCCCACCTGCTGCTGGTACTGCCGCCGGTGCTGGCGATCAGCTGGCTCTATGGCGCCTTCCTTGGCGGTCTCGACCCCTACTACGTCCAGCGGGTACGTCCGCCGGCCATGTGGCAGTTCCTGGCCGTCAGCCTGCCGCTGGCACTGGTCTGGGCCACCATTGCCGCGACCCTCTACTTCCGCTGGATCCTGGCCCTGCCGCTGGTGGTGCTCGAGGCACTGAGCCCGCTGCGCGCGCTCAAGCGCAGCCATCGCCTGACCCGCGGCCGCCGGCGGCCGATCGCCACGGCGGTGATCCTGCTGCTGATCCTGATCGTCGCGCTGCCTTTCTTGATCACCGCGCTATTCGACCGCGTCTTCACGCCGATGCTGTGGTGGCTGCCGGAGCGCAACGCCGTGCTGATCCCGGCCATGCTCGCCTATCTCAGCGGCTATGTGCTGCTGACGCTGGCGGTGACCTTCGTGGGTATTGCCGCCAACAGCCTGCTCTCCGCCTGCCTCTATTTGCGCCTGGTGCACAGTGAGCCGCGCCCGCCGCGGCCCACCGCCGACGCCCATCCCGGGCGCTGGGCCTGGGCCGTGGAACTGGGAGTGATCGCCTTCGCCATCAGCCAGGCGTGGCTGATCGTCAACAGCTTCGAGCTGCGCGACGAGGTCCTCGTCACCGCCCATCGCGGCAGCTCCATGGCAGCCCCGGAAAACACCATGGCCGCCATCGATCAGGCGATCCTCGACGGCGCCGACTTCACCGAGATCGACGTGCGCCTCACCGCGGACGATCAGGTGGTGCTCTACCATGATCGCACCCTGCAGCGCCTCACCGGCGACCCGCGCAACGTGCGCGACCTGACCCTGGAAGAGCTCCAGCAGTTCGACGTGGGCAGCTGGTTCGGCGATGCCTTCATCGATGAGCGCATGCCGTCCCTGGACGAGGCGTTGGCACGCACCCGTACCCAGAGCCCGCTGATGATCGACCTCAAGCCCGACCCGGGCCGCGAACTGGATCTGGTCGAGGCGGTACTCGAGAGCCTGGCGCGCGAGAACCTGGCACGCCAGGAGTGCCGTGACCTGGCACAACCACCGCCCCAAGGGTGCGGTAGCGATGACGTCCACGATGACGTGCTGGTCGCCACCATGTCACCGTCACTGGTGCGCGAGATCAAGGCTCGCGTGCCCCAGGTCCGCACCACCCTGCTGGCACAGTTCGTGCTGCCGGGCACCCTCGATCGCAGCAGCTTCGATGCCCTCGGCCTGCGCCACAATCGGGTCAGCGACGGCGAGATTCGCGCCGCCCGCTACTTCGGCTATGAGCTGCATACCTGGACGGTCAATGACCGCGCACGCATGTCGCAGCTGATCGACATGGGGGTCGACAACATCATCACCGACCGGCCGGATCTCCTCAACGAGCTTCTCGAGGACCGCCGCGAACTCAGCGACGGCGCCCTTTTGTTGGTCAAGCTAAGGAACTGGCTGAGGAATTGATAGCGCCAAGCGCCGAGCGAAAGGCTGGGCACTGGGCGCTTTCAGCTTGGCGCTACTCCCCCATCACCACGCCTTCGCGCCGCGGATCGGCGCCGCCGTAGAGGCCCTCCTCGACGACCTGCAGAGCCTGCAGGCCGCTGACCAGCTCCCGCTCGCTGGCATCGTGGCCGCGCTGGTTGAGTGCCTCGAGCACCTCGGCCGGAAAGGCCCCCTCCTCCAGGAACACCGGCCCGCCCAGGGTGATAGCGTGAGGCAGGTTGAGCGCCTCCTGGGCGTCCAGCCCCCAGTCGAGCATGGCGACCAGCGCCTTGGCGGTATAGTGGATGATCGCCGCTCCCCCGGGAGACCCCAGGCTGGCCACCAGCGCGTCGCTGTCACGCTCGAACACCAGCGTCGGGCTCATGCTCGAGCGCGGCCGCTTGCGCGCCTCGACGCGGTTGGCAATCGGGTTGCCGTCGGCGTCCTCCGCGGTGAAGGAGAAGTCGGTCAGCTCGTTGTTGAGCAGGTAGCCGCCGGGCAAGCCAGTGCCGCCGTCGGCCATGATCCGCGAACCGAAGGCCGACTCGATGGTGGTGGTCATGGCCAGGGCATTGCCGTGCTCATCGATGATGCTGATATGGCTGGTGCCGTACTCGGGCTGCTCGGGCTGCACCGCCCAGGCGGTGGCGAGCTCGCCGGGCTCCCCCGGCTCGGCGCCGTCGCTACCCAGGCTCTCTTCACCCAGCAGTGCGGCGCGTCCGGCGAGATACTTAGGGTCGAGCATGCTGTTCCAGTCGTAGCCGGGCGCCTCGACGAAATCGGGGTCGGCGATATACTTGCCGCGGTCGGCGAAGGCCAGCCGCGACGCCTCGAGGAACTGGTGCAGCCAGTCGACGCTGGGCCGGCCATCCTCGAGCGGCGCCTCCAGTTCGGGCAGGTGCTCGAGCACGCCGAGAATCTGCATGATGGTCAGGTGCCCGGAAGAAGGCGGGGGGAAACCACACACCCGGTAGGCCTGCCAGTCGTTGCACAGCGGCGTACGGGTCTCGGCCGAGTAGCTGGCCAGGTCTTCGAGGCTGAGGGAGCCGGGGCGCTCGGCATGATCCTGAACGCGGGACACCAGGTCCTCGGCGATAGGACCAGTGTGCAGCGCCTTGCTGCCGTGCTCGGCGAGTGCGCGCAAGACGGTGCCGAGCGCCGGATTCTTGAGCTCATGCCCCTCGGCCAGCGGTTCGCCCTCGGGATAGTAGAACGGCCCCGCCAGCGGGTCGTCGCGCAGCCGCTCCTCACGGGCCAGGCTGGTGTGCAGCCGTGGGCTGACCGCGAAGCCCTGCTCGGCCAGCGCGATCGCCGGCTCGAACAGCGCCGCCCAGGGCAATTCGCCGTGGCGGCCGTGGGCCAGCTCGAGCATGCGCACGGTACCCGGTGTGCCGACCGAAAGGCCGCTGGCCGCGGCATCCATGAAGTCGAGCGGTTCACCCTCCTCATCGAGGAACAGCTCGCCGTCGACGTCGCCGGGTGCCGTCTCACGGCCGTCGTAGGCCTGCACCGCCTCGCCGTCGTAGTGCACCATGAAGGCCCCGCCGCCGATGCCGCTGGACTGCGGTTCGACCAGGGTCAGCACCATCTGCACCGCAATCGCGGCGTCGACGGCACTGCCGCCAGCCTTGAGCACCTGGTAGCCGGCGTCGGTG from the Halomonas sp. 1513 genome contains:
- a CDS encoding glycerophosphodiester phosphodiesterase — protein: MLSLSQLHGDVLRSLREHFRPLLAYHLFFTVLASAVLLPTVAWTLTSLLGQFGRPVISNAELLDILISPGGVLWLLAAIGLTFLVLYLQQAGMILVAVRPRDNHYRLAWEAFWGSLRRLPSLAGLVVVQVGAHLLLVLPPVLAISWLYGAFLGGLDPYYVQRVRPPAMWQFLAVSLPLALVWATIAATLYFRWILALPLVVLEALSPLRALKRSHRLTRGRRRPIATAVILLLILIVALPFLITALFDRVFTPMLWWLPERNAVLIPAMLAYLSGYVLLTLAVTFVGIAANSLLSACLYLRLVHSEPRPPRPTADAHPGRWAWAVELGVIAFAISQAWLIVNSFELRDEVLVTAHRGSSMAAPENTMAAIDQAILDGADFTEIDVRLTADDQVVLYHDRTLQRLTGDPRNVRDLTLEELQQFDVGSWFGDAFIDERMPSLDEALARTRTQSPLMIDLKPDPGRELDLVEAVLESLARENLARQECRDLAQPPPQGCGSDDVHDDVLVATMSPSLVREIKARVPQVRTTLLAQFVLPGTLDRSSFDALGLRHNRVSDGEIRAARYFGYELHTWTVNDRARMSQLIDMGVDNIITDRPDLLNELLEDRRELSDGALLLVKLRNWLRN
- a CDS encoding gamma-glutamyltransferase gives rise to the protein MPAAVHAEVAFDYDIPAIAPEVSSGSEEKPGWATQRFAVAAANPLATDAGYQVLKAGGSAVDAAIAVQMVLTLVEPQSSGIGGGAFMVHYDGEAVQAYDGRETAPGDVDGELFLDEEGEPLDFMDAAASGLSVGTPGTVRMLELAHGRHGELPWAALFEPAIALAEQGFAVSPRLHTSLAREERLRDDPLAGPFYYPEGEPLAEGHELKNPALGTVLRALAEHGSKALHTGPIAEDLVSRVQDHAERPGSLSLEDLASYSAETRTPLCNDWQAYRVCGFPPPSSGHLTIMQILGVLEHLPELEAPLEDGRPSVDWLHQFLEASRLAFADRGKYIADPDFVEAPGYDWNSMLDPKYLAGRAALLGEESLGSDGAEPGEPGELATAWAVQPEQPEYGTSHISIIDEHGNALAMTTTIESAFGSRIMADGGTGLPGGYLLNNELTDFSFTAEDADGNPIANRVEARKRPRSSMSPTLVFERDSDALVASLGSPGGAAIIHYTAKALVAMLDWGLDAQEALNLPHAITLGGPVFLEEGAFPAEVLEALNQRGHDASERELVSGLQALQVVEEGLYGGADPRREGVVMGE